In Euphorbia lathyris chromosome 9, ddEupLath1.1, whole genome shotgun sequence, the following are encoded in one genomic region:
- the LOC136206366 gene encoding RPM1 interacting protein 13-like has product MKEEMEKVAAIKKSSKEVICLSSDEESSPLRPIFCLKTKMDTKPFDDAFDCFILDFDPSDPIKRCISNLSLSFDGEISVVSEKGQVACRDYPHARHMCVQFPFEKTPHESFCNLCYCYVCDSAAPCKYWNDPKSAHCDASDHTDSWKSLRNSRVRQPPICS; this is encoded by the exons ATGAAAGAGGAGATGGAAAAAGTTGCAGCCATTAAGAAATCATCGAAGGAAGTCATTTGTTTGTCATCGGATGAGGAAAGCAGTCCACTTCGACCTATCTTTTGCCTGAAAACAAAAATGGATACCAAGCCATTCGATGACGCTTTCGATTGCTTCATCCTCGATTTCGACCCTTCTGATCCAATTAAACGTTGCATCTCCAATCTTTCATTGTCCTTTGATGGTGAAATCTCCGTCGTTTCCGAAAAAGGCCAg GTGGCTTGCAGAGATTACCCACATGCGAGGCATATGTGCGTGCAATTCCCTTTCGAGAAAACACCGCACGAGAGTTTCTGCAATCTG TGCTACTGCTATGTATGTGATTCAGCTGCCCCTTGTAAATACTGGAATGATCCTAAATCGGCACATTGCGATGCCTCCGACCACACTGATTCTTGGAAATCACTGAGGAATTCGCGGGTAAGACAGCCTCCCATTTGCAGCTGA